Genomic DNA from Vanrija pseudolonga chromosome 3, complete sequence:
GGCATTCTGGCTGGTATTGTGGCATGCGGCCTGTGTGCGGGGATATCtagcaggcaggcaggcagcattgctagctagctagcatcaaggccgaggttgaAAACGTGACATTGGGGGTCGGCAGGGCGGCAGCTGCGGCGTCGATCGATGGACCAAGTGAGTGACTGCGTGGTCCCTGGCGACTAGAAATCGATCCAACAACGGCCCAATTTAGGAAGACGGCGTCATCCCAAACAAATCtaccagccagccagccagccaggtcgAAGTGGAGACCGTCGACTCATCGGCTCACACATGGCAAAGGGGTGACACATCTCTCTCTCTATCTCTCTCTCGACTTTGACTCTTCTACATTACACTCCACTCTCCATCGCACACACAACTACTACCATCTCGCCTTCCtcccgccgacaccgccgggATGAGCAAGAAGACCCCCACCGAGACTCCAAAGTGGAGCCCGTCGGCACCACCTGCCGCACTCTCCCCCGCGGCCTTCAGCctcacgccgtcgacgcctaCGTTGGTCGAGGGCCGGCAAACGCACTCCCTCTTCCGCCCGTTTCCAGTGCCACAGACGCACAAGCAATGGTTCTACCTCTACTTTCTGCAAGGCTTTGGCGCCGGCATCAttgacggcgccgtcaacTTTGCGATCGCCTATGGGAGTGAGTAggatggcggtggtgcgaTGGGTGGGGGGGCTGACGATATCCCAGTGTACCACAGCCAGTCGAACGTTAGGGTAAGTAAAGCGATattcgtcgacgacgcgcccggcCGTCTTACGCGCGACGTGGCGCCAAGCGACGGGCGTCGTGGACACTGAGCAAGGCAGTTGGCAGAGAGAGCCGCACTAACACGCCCCAGATGTGGGTGCTCAAGCACAACACGGTCGCTGGCGACATGGGCGTGACCTGCATCATCCAGTGCGCCGTCTCGATGCTCATCACGTCGACACTGGTCCACACCGACCTGCATCACAAGGCCATCCAGCCCCTGCCTTTCGTGTACCCccacgtcgagcacctcccTGACCCGCGCGTGCTCTTTGACCACATCTTCAACAGGAAGGTGCTCAAGAAGACgcaggaggagaagaaggagggcgaggacgcggaccTGGCCGAAGCCGACAAGGACGCTCAGCTGTACGAGGCGGTattggcgcgccgccgcgagtACGGCTTCACAAAGTACTACTTCCTCATGCTGGTGCGATTCATCTTTGAGGGCACGGAAATGAACATGCTCGCGGACCGTTCCATCGGCCCCAGGAGGTGGTTCCTGCGCTTGCTTTGGACCGCGGCCCAGGGAGCCTCGATCGGCATCGTCTTCGGCTTCCCGCTCTGGTGTCTGGCGATTGTCATCCTCGGCCCCATCTACGGCACTCGTAACATGCACGGCAAGTGGGCCCCCCAGGCGATCAAGGCTGTCTTCGCGGCGATTCTTGGCTGGATCACCAACCCGGTGATCGCCACTCTGGCGCTTGGTTCTCAGGCCGACCACCACCTGGTCGTTATCCCgatcgacgaggagcacggcCGTAcccagcgcgacgcgtctCCCGGGGCTACGTCGTCTCTGGGCATTGACGCGAtccccgagggcgaggagctgcagcCTGTCGTGTCCCGCCCCTCGCCTGTGCTTCTCAAGCCGCGCGGCTCGTTCATCGACCCCGAGACGAGCCGCAAGCGCTCGGACAGCGGTGCATCGGGTCGCGGACGCGCGGGCTCGGTCTCGCGCCCGCCCTTCACCCAGAACGTCTCGTACCTCTCGACCCACTCGGAATTCGCCACGGCCGCTacgggcgcgacggcggcggcggcaggcgccaCTCTGACCACCGCCACCATCACCCCTGGCCGGGTCCGAGCGCTCACCGTCTCGTCGTACGTCTCGTCCTCTGGCtcgcctgctgctcctccgcccgcgcccCTTCCCGCGACCCCCACGTCGTTCACCTACGCCctcggcggtgccggtggtcGCGCGAAGCGTGTTGGCCgttcgcgcgcctcgaccaccacgggcccgctgccgctgccgcctacGCCGGCCGACCGACGGACCGCGTCGaccggcctcggcacgcccACGACGCCAGCCTCGTTCCGCCctgccacggccacggcgacgacgccctcgcgtgcccgcgccagcagcgacgtgGCGGGCGGTGCTCTGCACGTCACAGGCGTGcagcccgccggcgcggcgcccagagtcgaggttgtcgaggacTCGAACTTTGACGTGTTTGGCCGGACGGACGTGGAGGTGCCCGCCATTGCCCTGCAGCGCCCCAGTATGGAGGTggagcgtgagcgcgagctggcccgccaggagcgcgagcgcgagcgcgaggaccgCTCCAGACTGTAGCCGCCGGCGTGTGTGTAAACGACACGGCGCCAGTGTATTGAACCTCGGGGCGTCTCCCGACCGACCTCATGtagccccaccccaccccttGCTTATAGATTTGCCTTTGGCTTTAATGCGATGTGACTTGTGCATCTGGCTGGTAGGCTGCAAGTTGTTGGCTGGTTTTTGCCACGTTTGTGTGTGGAGAGCGACTAGCGACATTGCCGCGGGCGTCATTTCACGTGGGCTGCGTCTCCGCCGCTTCAGCCGCAGTGAGTGAGGGACCTTAGTGCGCCTCCACCAGAACCCACCACTTTGTTCACCAACACAATGgtcgacacgacgacgacgatgacgacgagcgacgccggcccGTCGAGGTGCGCACCGCGAGGGGAGTGCAAGCTGACACGCACAGGCGGGCCGAGATCTCGCCCGACAGCGTGACGCTGGGCAGTCGAGCGGAGAAGGTACGTGTCGTGTCGTATCTCGGAGCGGCGACCAAGCAAgcagctcacacacaccacacagGAAATCAAcctcctcatcgccgacTACCTGTCCGACCGGCATCCCCGCCTCGCGGACCTGCTGGCTACGGAGATTGGGCCGGTGCGGGACGCTGCGGTGCGGGGCGAGATTGAGGGCGTGGAGCGCGCGATTCTGGGTGAGTTGGTGTGGGGGGGCGTGGGACTCGGCGAGAGGAAGGCGTGCGCTTCAagcggagacggcggcgtgggcctCAAGCGGAGACGGCGGTGTGAGACTCAAGAAGCGGAGACCACGGCGGTGAGATCGGCGCTGGCGGAAGGTGGGGGCGTGGAGCTGGGCAGAGGTCGCCTTCACTCACGGGCACGGcctgccgccggcatcgGCCGAGTAGCCGTGTACACGACACTGCGTGTACGGTGACAGGATGCTGCCGGCCGCCCGGCTGTTGATGACCTCGCAAGACGCCTCGTGTCGGCGTTGTCTCGCAATGGAtcgagcggcgacggcgacggcgtggcctGATGACTTGTCCATTCCGTCAGAGACCACGCTGACACACCCCAGACGGCGACTTCGGCGCCCTGGAACCGCTCCTCGCGTCCCCTGGTCTGCTGGGCCCGCAGACGCAAAAGGCGTTCCTGTACATGTGCTGGCGGCAGCAGTTTCTCGAGTTTGTGGATAACCGTGAGTTGTGGTGCGGGCGGGGGTCCTCAAGTGGGCTGGACATGTCGGCTCGGAGGGGGCCATGTCACCTCGGTACCTGTACccgggctcggcggggggCAAGTCACCTCGGAACATGTCGCCCAGCCCCGGCGTACtcccctcgcggcgctgacgcgccgctcgcagGCGAATCCCAGAAAGCCTTCAACCTCCTCCAGAAGCGCCTGAAACCCCTCGAGCACTACCAGCCTGTCCCGTACGACTTCTACTCGCTCGCGTACCTCTGCTCCGCATCGACAGTACACGATGCCCCAGGCTTCCGCGACTGGGCTGGGCCAGGcccggagcgcgagcgcctcgttgGCATGTGGCGcgagctcaccgacgccgagagcaagagcgccgactcgaccgagccggcgacgacgccgcccgtCCCGCGCGACCGGCTCGTCACACTCCTCCGCCAGGCGGCTGCGTGGCAGATCCAGGCGTCTGGCGCGCGGAGCAGAGGCCCGTGGGGCGTCACTTCGCTGCTCACCGACTACTCGCGCCCGTCGGTCCccagccgcctcgagcgtctAATCACGGGCCACACTGCGAATGTCAAGTgcgtcgactttgtcggcgaggcgagcggaCTCGGCGTGTCGGGGAGCAGCGACGCAACACTGCACATCTTCTcgatcgacgacggcgccacgcgccgcgtgctcgctgGCCACCAGTCGCGGATATGGGACGTGGCGTCGACGCAGAACGGCAGGTTCCTCGCGTCAGGCTCGGGAGACGGCACGGTGCGTATCTGGTCGGCAAGCACCGGCGAGTGCGCGAGCGTCCTCACCGCCATCGGAGGCGACGTCTACTCTGTCCGCTGGCAGCCCGGGCGCGAGGACCACGTCGTGTCGGCGTGCTACGACAAGATTCTCAGAGCATGGGACGTCGAGACCGGCAAACTGATTCGCACATTCTCCGGCCATGCCCAAAGCACCCTCGCGGTTGCGTTTGATTCCACCGGCAAGGTGATTGCTTCGGGGTAAGTTTACTCTTGCTTGCAAATGGCTGGTGGCTATGACTGGCTAGTCACCCATCAGACGCTAGTGCTACCGAGCCGCGCCACACCACGCGGCATGGAATCGAGCCAATCGAGCCACCAGCCAAACGCCAAACACCAGTCAAACACAAGCTCAGCACTAACATGTACCCTCAGATCCAAGGACAAGCATATTCGGCTCTGGGATGCCGTTGGCGGTGTCTGCGTCCAAACAATGACAACTCATCTGGGCGAGGTAACGTCGGTAGAGTTCGATCACGAAGGAAAGTACCTCCTAGCCGCATGCAAGGACAACTCGAACCGGTTGTGGGACCTGCGCATGGTGAGTGCCACGGGATTCTTGGCGCATGGGCTAAACAAACACGACGACTCCAGCAACGTAACATTTACAGGTACACTGGTCACCAAAACACGTCGAAAAACATTATCCGGGCGGGTttcgcctcgccgtcatcgagCCTCATTGCGAGCGGTTCCGAAGATGGCCTAGTGTATCTCTGGGAGCGCGAGGGCTCccagggcggcgaggagagcaTGCGGACGTCGTCTAGCGCCTCGCCTGCGCTATCGCCTCCACTGTACCAGGCGCAGCCACAGTTATCGCTCGTGTCCCCTTCACCAGCGACTATCCagagccgaggaggcggcggcgcctacAACCACCCGCCAAACTCTGCGGCCTATTATCCGCCACGTGTTCCATCGCGGTCAACAATCTCCGCTTCTGGGACACCAGCACCAACAACGGTTCGGCCGCTCAAGTCGCCCGCAGGGCAcggccccggcgccgtgTTTGACGTGCGGGCCCAGGCtgggctgctgctctcgGCAGGCGAGGACGGGTCCGTCGGGGTATGGGGTGATGACGAGTAGTAGCCGTAACCGCACCTGCCTACCTCGTGTTGTTTGGTTGTGTTGGCATGACATAATTTGCATAATCCCAAGCACTTTGTTTACCCAAATAGTTGTGTCGGTACGCCGGTGGCAGTTTGGGGATCGATTgggcgagggggtgggcAGGCTAACAGGACCAACAAacgcgacgcgtcgtcgtcagtcCTGCGCGCGACCAAATTCTCACATTGCGAGGGTTGTCACCAACCCATGTCACGGGGGATTTAGTTTGTGGTCTGTTGTCTGAATGCAGGCGTGACGGCCTGGAGTGCACACCCGGCGGCAGGTgcgagacgaggaggagcacagCACTGAACCAACGGCGACCGCGAGTCAGTAGGGACACTCAAAGGCAACTTCAGGCCTTCGTTGCACCTAGTGACAAGGTGATACGCCAGGGGGTGAGTTGTCGCTCGGTCGTTCTCGCCCCGACccgcgtgcgccgcgagcgcagccGCGCAGGCGGAAGCTATTGccctcacctcgctcgctcgacacggtTAGTCGACGTGCAGGTGCAGCTGTGGTGGATCGAGGACGGATCTCCCAGTCGGGAAAGAAACTATTGACGAGGGTGCGGTGGGCAGGGATGGTGAGGGATGTTGAGGGTGCAAGACTGGGCCAGgttgccggcgcgccgccgattCGAGGCcagggaggaggagattggGTCGGTCTTGGCTGGCTGCTTGAGCTGTATTGGAATtggacagcggcggcgacagcagtGCTTGGTCCTAGCTAGGCAGCATCACACGAGTTGCCACATGTGACCATGCTCGCGAGGCCAGGGCACGCTGTACCACCCACCCCGGGAGGGAGGCAGGCGATGCGGGCGCGCGGCTGCATTAACACCCCGATAAAAGCAGCGTTAGGCCTAGTTTGGATTACTCCGGACGCCACCGGGCCATGTTAGTGTGACGCCGTCgcaggcaggctggctgctggctggcaggctGGCAACGTGGTGCCTCATGGTACGTGGTGCACGCGTCGTTGCTGGTTCAAGGTTGGGTTTGGTATGCTTGCTGGATGGCTCCCGGTCGTCTTGGAACGAGCAGCGAGGCACAgtgcgctgcacgccgccgctgccggggTAACCATGCATCGTGTGTGGAGCGGGGGTGTGTTTGAAGTAGTCGCCGCCGGTTTGTTATTGAGttgtctgtctgtctgttAGTCTGTCTGTCAGTCTGTCAGTATGCGCGGGTcagagcgaggcgagggtaAGCGACGGTGCGGAAGCTCTAGGCCGTGCTTGCtccctcgactcgctcgacgcagCCGTCCCAGTCCCAGCCACCACCTGCACCACTCCCTTGGCTGCTGGGTTTGTCGGTTCGGGTCACTGGCTGCACTACCCCTGTATCAAGACTTGGAATGTGCGACGCGTCCTACCCGCGGGCCGTGGACCAAGTGGGGGCGGGACTAGCCGCAGGGAACGACAGCCAAAGGGATCCAAGGGACGCGCGACGGCCACTCCCGCGCCAGAGGCCGAAACACGATGCCGTCAGGCGCGCGGGAATGGGCGCGAAGCTGATGCAtgccgcacgcacgcgtTGCCGATTGCTGGCTGTTGCTGCCATGGTGCGCAGgcgagcaggcaggcaggcaaggagcaagacgacgacgaggcacaCCAGTAGTAGTCTACCTCTGTGCCTCTGATCTCGATGGCTGCGGGGAACCGtcatgcggcggcggcggcggcacaggGAGAGGAGCAAGCAGCACCATGCCCGATAGAGAGAtgcaccacctcgacacACCCTTGACAAACAAGGACAGTCAATTCTGTGCTTTGCTCATTTTCTTGATTGCTTGTGATTGATACTCTGgttgggcgacgacgacgaacggCTACGGACCACGGCTACAGCGACAAGAACAAGGACAGTGACAAGGATAAGGACGACGAAACGACCCACGACGCTCTCCCAGTCTCTTTGCCTCGCCCTGCCCCTAATTCGACAATATAACAAACCCGCTGGAAGTGACAGTAGCCTCGACGCTACTACTCTtgcctcgctcgacacgacacgTCCACCGACATCACGTCGACATTGTTCTTTGACTGCAGCATCGACACGACCCAAAGGACTCTTTGAAGGAACGATTATCTCTCTTTCCTTGACGGACATTTTGTaccaccccacacccaaCCACACCATACTAGCCCACCCAGCTACCCAGCGAGCGACCCAGCCCAGACACCACACGACCAGTCTTGGATCCATTTGGTGTCTCACTTTTGCTGCTACGACAacaaacaacaacacgcTCGTTACTGCATCATCGTTGCTCCAACTCGTTGCTCGACGTCTCGCACACACACATTCCTTTAACCCCGTCacccaacgacgacaacaacaataacaagGAACGCCCCGCCGTCCACGCGCCatcccgccccgcccgcacgccgacctccgACGCCACCACCCGCCTCCTCGATCACAACCTCCCCCCTTTGGCCATTCTAGTCGTGCATGGATCGCACGTCGCTTCTTCTTGACtgagcagccagcagcgcacAGTCACAGTTTGGCTTGCAACAAGGCCCTTGCCCCAACCCAAATCCAGCCCAGCCAagcgacaacaacaaggcTAGCTACCATCTCGGTCGGACACGAACCTGTTACGGCACACGCGACCCAACTTCAACCCGTGTACGAGAACCCAGCCAGGCTCGacacaaacaacaacaaacaaccACTACCTCGTCCACTAACAGTTTCGAGCATAGCATTGCCCTTGAAGCAGCTGCTGGCTCGTAACTGTATCTAATCTGTAAGTCCTAGAGTTAAACTCAAACGTGACCGACGTGTCCCTGCTGGTGTGCTTCACCCTGCAATCACATGCGCCACGGTCGGCGAGTGGCCATCGCGTGTCCCCGCCGACAGTCCATGCCAGCCTGCAGCGCGCAGCTTGGCTCCGACGCGCTATGCATTCGGCCTTGTCACGCCGACGTGTGTCGGCGCGTCTGGCGCGCTTTGGCTAGCGGGCATGGACCCCGGATGGCTGGTGGAAATACACCTTGGCATTGATGATGGCGGCCGAGTGGCTGTGACGAAaggggacgaggacgagcgacAAAGGGGTTGGTACGCCAGAGGCAAGAGGCAAGCAAAGGCgggtcgtgcgcgcgcgcgcgcgttgtCCATGTCGATGTCGATGGTGGACACGGCCGCGCAGCACCCAGCGCGCAATGCAACACACGCCAGTTGCTTGtctcgtccttcttctcgctTCGACCCCCCCCTTGGTCGCTCCTCTTCTCTCCTCTTCTCATCACACCTATTCTCATGGCACGCacaccacaacacccacACTCGCTCATTGTCCACTTGCTATAATCCACACACACCTACCTCTACCTCCTACTCCCCCCCTATAATCCTCGCCTCCAATGTCCACTCTTTTACTAAACCCCTCAGCTCTCTCCTCCGCCGCAATGTCCCTCCTTGCGCCGCGCATGCTCGGCGCAGACCCAGAACGAGCCTCGGTCGTCCTGCCAACAGTCAAATGCTCGTCCTGCAACCAGAGCATTCCTCTCAACTACCTTGGCGAGCACACTTGTGCCGCTATGCCCGCCGCGGTCCCCGTCCCCAACCGCGGCGGACCCGCGGCTCAgcagcccgccagccccTTCTTCCCTTCCCAATCTCCCGTCCTCCCatcctctccctctctcaACCGACCAGGAGCACCGACGACACTCGGTAACCGCCCAGGATTCGGTTTGCCTATCGGGCACGTCGTTCCCCCACGCTTCGCCGGCGACTACCCCGCCGATGTGCCACACAGCGCCGTCTCTGACGCGTCCACCGGCCGATGGCCGGCACATGACGCCCCGCCATCACGCATGCCACACGCCGAGTCGATCACTGTGCAGCTCCCAGATACAACGAGCGGCGGTGGAGCGGGGATGGCGGGCGTTGGGCGTCGCGCAttcgcggccgccgctgcctggAACGGAGTGCCAGGTGGCCACGAACAGCGCCCATCGCTTTCGATCCCAGAGCCACCTCACCAGCGCACATCACCCTCCAACTCGCCGACAGCTGTCTTCTCCAGCTCTCCACTTGCCGGACCGTCGACAGTCCGCCACACGCCATCGCCAAACGCAGGCATGCGTCACACTCCCCAACGCTCGCCCtctggcggccgcgagcccGTTATCATGCCAAAGGGCCCCCTGGCGAATCGCCCCCTGCCCCAGCGCAAGCAGTCTCTGGATGAGAGCTATGCCCTCAACTCGCCAGAGTTGCGCTCTGCTTCTGCCTTGTCGAGCCGCAGTGCAGCGGACGCCGGGACATCGCCCAACTTTGGCGGCCGTGGACCTTCGCCGTTCGACCACCGGCAGCGTTCTCCGGTTGAACAGAAGCGGTCACCCGAGTGGCCTACTGTTGAGCCAAAGCGGTCGCCCGTCGAGCGGACAGAACCCAGCCCGTTCTTCGACAAGTACCGACAGATCATGGGGAGCAAGAGCGACCAGTCGCACTTGTACTCCAACCGTGCGCCTATGgatgacctcgacgacgcccacAGCCTTGATGGAAGCTCCGAGGAGCCGTCTGCGCTCCCATGGGCCACACCGATTTCGCCCGACCTCGCGTCAAAGCACACCGACCGCTTCGAGCATCACAGGTACCCGACTGATGGCAGCATTGGgtccacgacgtcgagctcgacatcgTGTGGTCCTTCAGGCGACCACCGCGGTGGCGGGTCGTCAGGGCACGAAAACGAGCTCGTCATGACACCCAGCCAGAGCTGGGAGGGCCTCGTGGACCGCATCACCAATGTTGCGCTCGACGGCCAGGGCAAGCCGCCTCCTGCTTATGGTGAGGCGACTGGCCTCGGTATCAACGACGTCAGCCTGCAGAACAGCAACAACCTCGAGCAGattggcgaggaggaagaggacgatgACTGGTACCATGCGGCCAACCGCCGTGCTTCCACTGCCCGTCGCGTACCCCGCTCTAGCTCGCAATCGACCGTCACCCTCGGGTCGTCTCCTCCcagcggcacggcggcggcggcccacgCTGCTCCGTCTGGTGCGACCCACGCCCGGACCCGGAGCAAGACgatcggcgacgccgcccgtcCACCAAAGGGATCGTCGCCTGACATGCCGCCCGTCCCCCTCAGCACATCGCCTGCGGCTTCTTCTCGCCCCAAGCGTGCCTGTGCCCGGTGCGGCGACCCAGTTGGTGGCGTCCGCCGCtttgtcgagcgcgacggtgTCGTCCTCTGCGAGGCGGACTGGAAGAAGATGTACCTCCCCGCctgccggcggtgccgccaGCCCATCGAGAAGAGCGCAGTCAGCTCGTCTGATGGCCAGCTCAAGGGAAAGTGGCACCGCTCGTGCTTTACGTGCACACGGTGCGACAAGCCTTTCGACGGCGAAGAGTTCTACGTGCACGATGGTCGTCCGTGGTGCCAGTTCCACTATGCCGAGGAGAATGGCACGCtgtgcgccgctgcggcctgCCGCAAGCCGATCGAGGGCCCGTGTATCCTCGCACctgccgcccacgccgacgcgcacgaccaGCGCTTCCATCCCGGCCACCTGCGCTGCGACCACCGCGGCGGGGTATCTGGTGCTCAGACGTGCCGTGAGAGCATGGCCGAGTACTATGACGTCGCTGGCGGAAGGTATTGTgagcggcacgccggcgaaGCGGTGCGCCGTGCGGCTGCCGGAGCTGTCAATGTGCGCTCTGAAAAGCGCCGTACGCGGCTAGTCGACCTGCCACGCGGCACGCTTGCTAGGCCATAAGGCCTTGCTTGTCTCCCCAATCTCTCTCTATATATTTAGTTCAATCTATATTTTGGGCTACCTGCATCTGCCAGCTCCCGTGTATGGAGGCGGCACAGATTGTAACATTGTAGTGTTGAAGATGCATTCAACATATGTAGCCTTGCCGCCGGAAAGGGAAAGGAGGGGTGCAGCGACTCGAGCGTGACAGGCCTCGAAACGCCACGCCTGAGGTCCTTTCCATGTGAATCACACCGCCCACCTGAGGGCCGTCCCGTCTCCTTGCGTCttcgcacgcacgcagcgggagggagtgggtgggtgagtgggtgggcgcggtgTGGGTGTAGCGGCGCAGTGAGTGTGAAGGGTTGTGAATGTATGCAGTGGTCTGTGCACGGCAGGCAGCgaagggaggggagggcggCGCATATCGAAAGTCAAACTGAACGCTGATCAACCACCATGATGACGACCGGCACCAAAAAACCCACTGAGACCGCGCAGGGACCGAAACCACAAAACCACAAAAAGCAAAAGTTTTTACACCGTAAGGGAGTCGAACCCCTGCCGCGTCGATTAGAATTAATTCCTAAATGGCAACGACGCATGATACCGTTTCACCAACGGTGTAATGATTTCTAATCATTTCATGTCAATTAGGATTGACGGGCCTATTTGAATGTGCTTGGCGGGTctggggggagggggagcgggTATGCATGTGTTGAGGGGGCATGAAAGTCGGGGGAAGGGTGCTGGTttcgtcggcgcggcgtggggaCCGTCAGTGCGTGGAGTGGAGCATTGGTGCCGTGTTATTGTTGTCGGATGTCGGCTGGCGGTTTGGTGTGGCGTGCCAGTATGTTTCGTACTGTGGCACAGCGCCTCTCGCCCCGCAGGATCTTTTCTCGACCACCGCGCTCCACAACGTTGCCTCCCTTCCCCGACTCGGTCGCAGACAGCCGCAGCAGGTACGTTCATGGTGCCGAATTCGCGAGAAGGGACAGAGTCTGCCTGCCCTTGGCCGTACCGCTCGGACACACCTCCGAGGCCTCTACGCAGCAGCTCCTGCGCACCCGCCCGCTTCATTCGCACTCCTCTGCATCCAGACATTCATTTTTATTTTTTATTCATTCGCTTTTACACCGTTTCCCGGCCCAATGCCACTCGGCGGTGCCCATTCTTTGTCCACTGTTGCACTGTTTTCCCATGCAACACCACTCAGCTGTGCCCGTTCTGCCGtcagcccgcgccgctcgtcacAGCACTCACCACCGCACGCGGGACGtaggcgtcgtcgatgctcttcttctcctcggggGTAAGCTTGAAGAACACGCCGGCAATGAGGTCttcgagcttggcgaggctCGTCGTGCCGACAACCGGCGCAGTCACAAACTCGTTGGCAAGCGAccacgcgacggcgacctgcGCCATGCTGACCccgcgcgccttggcgatggCCTGCACGCGCTCGTTGATGGCGATCTGCGCCGCGTCCGGCCCGTCCCCGCCCAGACGGGACTTGAAGCCCCAGTCGTTCACCTGGCGCTtcgtctcctcgcccaccgGGCGGGTGAGGAACCCGCGCTGCAGGGGCGACCACGGGATCATGCCGCACCCGAACAGCTTGAGCGTGGGCAccatctcgcgctcctcctcgcggtaGCACGCGTTGTGGAAGTTTTGCATCGAGATGAACGGCGTGAGGTTGTGGGTGATGGCGTAGTCTGGCGAGGGACGTCAACGGTGCTCACGTACGGTAAGCAGCACACCCTGGAGCCGcaccctcgctgcgctcgggTACGACCCCGACTCACTCTGCATCTGGTGGAACTGCCATGCATGGCAGCTCGACATGCCAATGTAGCGCGCATACCCAGCCTTGACGACATCATGCAGCGCCTGCATCGTCTCCTCGATCGGCGTGTCATAGTCGAAGCGGTGGCAcaggaggacgtcgacgtACTCGAGCTGCAGGCGCTCAAGCGACTCCTTGATGCTCGCAAAGATGTGTTTGCGGCCCAGGCCGTGCTGGTTGACCAGGGCGGCGGTCTCTTCCTCGCTCGGCTGCCCGAGGGGGGAGGCGACCGGGAAGAAGACCTtggtgaggacgacgaccgactcACGGGGTGcctggggcgggcgggcgtcgtTAGGACTCATGCACACACAGAAGTACGACtcacgccgagggccttgagagccttgccgaggacaaTCTCGCTCAAGCCGCCAGCGTACGCGTTGGCCGTGCTGCGGGAGGTCAGACCGCATACCAGAGCCAACACCACTGCATTCGCCGACTCACTCGAACGTGTTCAGACCGCGCGAGTACGCATACTTGATGTGCTCGATCgactcctcctcgtcaaggagcCACGGCGAGACCTTCGAGCTGCTGTAGGCTGGGGAGGGGACGTGGTCAGAAGGACGAAGAGCACGCCCACGCAAACAAACGCACACCCGCAGCCGCTGCGGCACAGAGTCAGCGCAGTAACCAGCTTGTAT
This window encodes:
- the Wdr5 gene encoding WD repeat-containing protein 5; this translates as MVDTTTTMTTSDAGPSRRAEISPDSVTLGSRAEKEINLLIADYLSDRHPRLADLLATEIGPVRDAAVRGEIEGVERAILDGDFGALEPLLASPGLLGPQTQKAFLYMCWRQQFLEFVDNRESQKAFNLLQKRLKPLEHYQPVPYDFYSLAYLCSASTVHDAPGFRDWAGPGPERERLVGMWRELTDAESKSADSTEPATTPPVPRDRLVTLLRQAAAWQIQASGARSRGPWGVTSLLTDYSRPSVPSRLERLITGHTANVKCVDFVGEASGLGVSGSSDATLHIFSIDDGATRRVLAGHQSRIWDVASTQNGRFLASGSGDGTVRIWSASTGECASVLTAIGGDVYSVRWQPGREDHVVSACYDKILRAWDVETGKLIRTFSGHAQSTLAVAFDSTGKVIASGSKDKHIRLWDAVGGVCVQTMTTHLGEVTSVEFDHEGKYLLAACKDNSNRLWDLRMQRNIYRYTGHQNTSKNIIRAGFASPSSSLIASGSEDGLVYLWEREGSQGGEESMRTSSSASPALSPPLYQAQPQLSLVSPSPATIQSRGGGGAYNHPPNSAAYYPPRVPSRSTISASGTPAPTTVRPLKSPAGHGPGAVFDVRAQAGLLLSAGEDGSVGVWGDDE
- the Pxn_1 gene encoding Paxillin, whose amino-acid sequence is MSLLAPRMLGADPERASVVLPTVKCSSCNQSIPLNYLGEHTCAAMPAAVPVPNRGGPAAQQPASPFFPSQSPVLPSSPSLNRPGAPTTLGNRPGFGLPIGHVVPPRFAGDYPADVPHSAVSDASTGRWPAHDAPPSRMPHAESITVQLPDTTSGGGAGMAGVGRRAFAAAAAWNGVPGGHEQRPSLSIPEPPHQRTSPSNSPTAVFSSSPLAGPSTVRHTPSPNAGMRHTPQRSPSGGREPVIMPKGPLANRPLPQRKQSLDESYALNSPELRSASALSSRSAADAGTSPNFGGRGPSPFDHRQRSPVEQKRSPEWPTVEPKRSPVERTEPSPFFDKYRQIMGSKSDQSHLYSNRAPMDDLDDAHSLDGSSEEPSALPWATPISPDLASKHTDRFEHHRYPTDGSIGSTTSSSTSCGPSGDHRGGGSSGHENELVMTPSQSWEGLVDRITNVALDGQGKPPPAYGEATGLGINDVSLQNSNNLEQIGEEEEDDDWYHAANRRASTARRVPRSSSQSTVTLGSSPPSGTAAAAHAAPSGATHARTRSKTIGDAARPPKGSSPDMPPVPLSTSPAASSRPKRACARCGDPVGGVRRFVERDGVVLCEADWKKMYLPACRRCRQPIEKSAVSSSDGQLKGKWHRSCFTCTRCDKPFDGEEFYVHDGRPWCQFHYAEENGTLCAAAACRKPIEGPCILAPAAHADAHDQRFHPGHLRCDHRGGVSGAQTCRESMAEYYDVAGGRYCERHAGEAVRRAAAGAVNVRSEKRRTRLVDLPRGTLARP
- the vrdA_0 gene encoding Versiconal hemiacetal acetate reductase; the encoded protein is MSTNDDRKLPYVRLGNSGLKVSKLILSSKVSPWLLDEEESIEHIKYAYSRGLNTFDTANAYAGGLSEIVLGKALKALGAPRESVVVLTKVFFPVASPLGQPSEEETAALVNQHGLGRKHIFASIKESLERLQLEYVDVLLCHRFDYDTPIEETMQALHDVVKAGYARYIGMSSCHAWQFHQMQNYAITHNLTPFISMQNFHNACYREEEREMVPTLKLFGCGMIPWSPLQRGFLTRPVGEETKRQVNDWGFKSRLGGDGPDAAQIAINERVQAIAKARGVSMAQVAVAWSLANEFVTAPVVGTTSLAKLEDLIAGVFFKLTPEEKKSIDDAYVPRAVVSAVTSGAG